DNA from Equus asinus isolate D_3611 breed Donkey chromosome 17, EquAss-T2T_v2, whole genome shotgun sequence:
TGAagaatttttatgattcttcatgtagattcatttaattttgtttcaagCATTTTAAGTCTATATTATTAACTTCATGTTAGGATGAATGTTGAGTCAGGATCATGAAGCAAGGAGAAGACTGAGTCAAATTCCATATATAAAGAGGAGTACTGTAAGACAACAGTTTCAAGATGTGAAGATCTGTAGGAAAACCACAAGTGTGCAATACCCTGGGGCCAGTAAGTGTTGAATAAGTTAGAGTACAATGGATGTCCAGCAAGGCAAAGGGAATGAAcggaaatgaataattaaaagaggaaaaatataaaataaagtaaacttTGGAGAGTCCTTGTGTTGACCTTGAGGATCATCTGCTATGAACTAAGGATTAGGATTTACTCGACCTATTCCTTTTGGGTTCTGCCTCTCAtccaaggagagaaaaaaaagacaaaataaagcaaaacaaatacaagctaaaataagaaaggaagatgaTTATCCATTGTGACATTTCCCAGTTCTAACCAATACTCAAATTCTAGATGATACTGAGTAACACAATAATGGTGTACACAGCTTCTAAGATTCCAGTGAgtgcaattaaaaattaagaaattacttCCAGATCACCATCATAATGCCATTGATGTTAGGTTGATGTGGAAAATATTATTAGTCTTCTGATGCTTTCAGCATATTTGATAATGTGataataaagatttaaatatttattaaatatatattatgtacttCAGTCTTTGAGGAAATTATtctaggagaggagagagacagaaaaacaaatatctaTAATATTGCATCAGTGTTATAATATTACAGAATACTGAATCATTCTTGTGATAAACCTCAagagattaaatgaaagaaatgtctCAAATCCATCTGTATGTGCACTATAATagtattgtctttatttttacattacaACCACATACACTGGCTGATGTAAAATGCCTGTGGGACTTTTTCCCGCTGTTCCCCTTGTCCTTTTAATTCAAAGTATTCCCAGCAATATTTTCCTAAAGATTTCTTTTGGATGAAAGACTCATGGTGAAGTCAGAGGTGTTCCATATTTATATGCTGTTTCATAGCAcaatctcagaaaaataaaaagaaccagcCTGAAGGATCACCTGAAATtccaaagaaacataaaatcttgCGTGAGTAAGCATTATAATTACttataagtatatatgtataaaatagttGAAATTTTGAGcaactattttatataaatttttgttttggtaacTCAAAGTTTTAGGTTTAGATTTTTCTAAGTTAGTTTTCTTGGTGGTTATTTTCAAGAGAGGGCATTCAGGAAAATCTAGATAATAATTTGATGGCAAATCGAGGGTTTTAAGGCTTTATTTGTATGTGTGAGGAGACATTTAAGCATAATGAAAAATGTATGAGCTTCCAAAACCTAGAGAAATGGCTTAGATAGACTTCCCCTTAGCACTTGTGTAACCTTGGGTTCTACTTTCCTTATTTGACAAACAGagacaataatacaataatatataCTTCATCAGGTCATTGTGGAGATGAAATGGTTGGTAATTGAAAAAGTATTAATGTAATGCCTAGAACGTATAATTATTTGTATATGATATCTAAACATTTTACTCTAAATACATCAAGTAATGAAGCTCATGATTTTcaatttcacaatttttctttaacatatatttgatagttaaaaaatcagaaaaaccatTTCAAATTGCCCTCAGTGGATATTTACACTATCCATATACCCTCATACACTTAGCCATAAATCCTACTTCCCAAGAATcttatttcaatgatttttttcctttcaagctATGGTTGACTTGCCTTTGCAAAAAATTCCTCACAGAGATTTTTCTCAAAGAATATAAAGTTTAAAGGAAAGATTTTTGTGAGGCAGTCTTCAACTGAAAGGTATGTGAATAGGTGGACTTCATATTCCTCACTCCAACAACcctgtgtatctaaacatatatGTGGGTATGGTTTGTGTGTATGcctacgtgtgtgtgtgaaagagacaggacagggagcaagagagagaatggggagagagaaagaaaggaaagagcctCAGGGAGATTTTTGTAGATTAAAAGAAGACTAGAAGCAAAATAATCTGGTGGCTACGTCAGCATGAGGTAGTTTGTTCAGAGGGTTTCTAGTAAAGAGTCTATGGACATTgctttgaaggatattttccattttagtctgtattttccaaacttaTGTTCAATCATTGTAATTTAGGCAGGACTGGCCCAAATGTCAAGAGATGCTGAGGCTCATACCAATGCTTAGGAAATATTCTAAACTAAAAGCTGCACTTTCTAAATTCAATTCTGTATACAATTTGATTCTCTAGTTTTTCTACAGTTTTGTACCATGATTTTAAAGTTATCTTTAGATTTCTTTACATCTTTGATCAGGTACTTCCACATAAATAAAAACCATGTTTGGATATTCTCAATACATACATAAAAAAGTGCTTTGCTATACTCTGCTTTGAACCCAGTGCAACCTTACACCAACACTCACATTGTTTCCTTAAACCTAATGTAGTCTAATGGGTCATTCAATTgatcttcttcagcaaatttcAAAAATACACAGGTAAAACCAATTAACTGATAAAAATGCCAATCTCTATTTTCTAGTACAACAGTGTCTTGCTCTGCAAACATTTGTTGGAGTACCATTCCATGGGGTTGACAAGTTAGATTCATAAGCTCTTTATATTGAATGTTCTTTGCGTGGGCTTCATTTATTCTACTCTTGGCGTAAGACAAATAGATCCAGTATTATTAATTCCACTTACGAGTTGAagaaaaggctcagagaggaggaaTGGCTCAGTGCTAACAAGAAAAAACTAACAGAACATCTGAGACTGGATGTTCATCTTCATGATCGTGAGATGAGGGATCTGTCCACTACATCATATTTTGCTCCATTGATACAATTGAAATTATCAGTCTTTCAGtcaaaaaaatgtgatttttctgtGGAGAATATTCTGTCCTTGGTTATGGGTAAAAGGTGATAACTTCAAAATATTCACTCTCTATTCCTAGGTATACTTCATCAAAATGGCAGCACTGTTCTAAATATGAGTTAAAATAAGCAGGTAATTCTTCAATCACACTGAGTTCTTCAACATGTTAACAGAAAACAACTAACTCTCTAAAATGTTTCTGGCATTTCGATAGTGACCTCTAACATGTGTCTTTAGAATAATTAGCAAAAAAGTGATGCTTTTCTTTAACAACCTCTGTTCCTATATTCAGATGCCTAGCTTTGTGCCTCCAGTTCCCTATTTCCAGCCTCTCCATGTTCTGAATCTTGGACAAACATGTCAAGGAGGAGAGTCACTGAAACAATTTTCAATTAATTCAGCTATGTTTTTCTATGTTTGAGaacctttattattatttcaaggtAAATTATTTAGTTTAGGATATGGATTGTTTGCGTGTGATTAAAACTTTGTACATAAATTCCGTGTAGCATAGAGAAGAAGAGGAACTTGCTTATATTTATACAGGTAGTTAATAGCAAggataaatatatcttttataGAGGTGGACAAGAGCTGGAATCTTATTTGGTCAGCAGATAATATTACATAGCTCCCAAGAGCGTAGAATCTGGCATCAGACAGTTTCTTCTTAGGTTGCTACTTGATATATTAATGAATTTGTGTAGTTAACTGAACCTTCCGATTTTTTGTTTCCCTATATCTGAAATGAGTATCAAATGTTATGAGTTAAATTCATTCAAAATGTTTACAAAAGTTCTACACATActatgtattttcatttaatatcatTTGATATATAATGATGCCCTTAatctaaaaaatattgaaaagattgTCTGTAGTAAATCCTGTATGACCTAcatcttttttaatgtataaatctCCCCCAAAACTTAAAAAGTCATACTAAAGATGTATTATATTCTGTCCATTTCAGATGAATTGAGTTTGTTCTGTGTCCTGTGAATTCAACTCCACCTCATGGAAAATCAGAACAATGTCACAGAATTTGTTTTCATGGGGTTGTGGGGAAATAAGCAAATAGAGctgctgttctttttcttgttcctgctCTGTTACCTGACAGTCTTAATGGGGAACTTCATTATCTTACTCACAATCACCTGCAGCCATCTAATCCAACAACCAATGTACTACTTTCTCTGCCACCTTTCCCTCATGGACCTCTGCTACACCTCCACTGTGGTCCCCCGGCTAATCAAGGACTTAgctgcagcaaaaaaaaatatttcctataacaactgtatgacccagctcttcactgcccacttACTGGCAGGTGTGGAAATATTTATCTTGGTATCCATGGCCTTTGACCGTTATGTTGCCATTGTCAAGCCTCTGCACTATATGGTCATAATGAACCGGCAGAGGTGTAACATGCTGATTGTTATGGCCTGGGTGGTGGGTTTTTGGCACTCTGTTGCTCTACTGCTCATGGTACTCAATTTACCTTTCTGTGGTCCTAATCAGATAGAGCACTACATATGTGATGTGAAGCCTCTTTTGAAACTTGTGTGCAAAGATATTCATGTTGTTAGTATCTTAGTGATTGCTAATTCAGGGATGGTGGTGGTTGCCATTTTTTTTGTCCTAGTAGCTTCTTATATACTCATATTATATAATCTTAGGACACACTCCTCTGCAGGACGATGCAAAGCTCTCTCAACCTGTAGCTCTCACATAACGGTTGTAGTTTTATTCTTTGTGCCCTGTATCTATACTTATGTTCTACCTGCAGGGAGTGAGAACAAGGATAAGGAAATCTCTGTGTTTTACACTGTGATTGCCCCCATGCTGAATCCTCTCATCTATACCCTGAGAAATGTGGAGATGAAAATCACCATGTGGAAGGTATGGTCTCAAATGGCACATTCAAATTTAAAGTTCCTAAGGTGATATTCATTGTAATTTCAGTCCTGTGTCCCAAGATAATTTATTCTTTGAGATGTTATAGAAAGCGTATAAACTTTCTTTGTGGAGTTGAAGTAAATGACATCTGGCGTTATATGAACCAAATAAGCAAGCTACTGTGATTCAGAATGGAATCTGCACTTTAAAGGGTCTGACTAGTTCCAGGTGTGACTACTTCAATTTAAGGAATGCAAGACATGTCCTTCAAAAACACATCTCTGGTAATATCACCAGCTTCTCCAAAAATTGATATTGAACCCTGGTTTCCTTGATATAAAATCCAACTTTCTCAGTTGTCTatcagaatttttcaaaattggtcTGAGTATAACTAGTTAGTCTCAGAAATCACTAAACTGGAAGAAAGTATGGTGTTATGATGATAGGCTTTGGGGTCAGGGACAAATTGGTGAACTGACTCTGTAAGTTTGTATCTCTGTACCTTTGCAATTtgctttaattatttgaaattttttaaacaattttttaaatttttaaaaaattttttaaaatttttaaattttttaaaatatttttaaaatatctattatatAGGGTAAAAGTATACTTCATAAAGTTGTAATATTACTTCGGCTAATGCGTGTGAAGTTTTAGCATGGTACATGGCATACAGGAAACTCATCTTggtcattttcctctttccttaccCTTCATCCTATGTTTCCCTTTTCTTGGGTGCTTTCACTGGACCCCTCTACATTCTCCACACGTTCTCTAAAATATCTCACCgctatggttttatttctgctatCCCTTCTGCTTACGACACCTCCACCTTTATGCTTTAGGGTCCATGTCTTACATACAATTTGTACtcctgatgttttcttctttgggaaGATTTTACAGATCCATCAACAGACCCAAAATATTTCTGATACCTACCCTGTTTTTTCATTGGCATTCAACTATACATTTACTTTATTTCAAATAATCCTTTGCTCTATAGTAGTGTTTATTCTTATGAACTGCGTTTTACCAGTTTGACTGAGCCAGGTGATTATGTGTTGcatctttacttttctttgtatcttttttccAGCAATAAAGCTGGTACAAATTAAGATGTAAATAAACAGTTACTGAATTACATTGAAAAATATTATCTTCTCTTATTTGACTGTATACATTGTTCTCACGCATCTAGaacttttccttttgtctttgacaatcatgcactaataataaaatatgaaatgttaGATAGGCTAAAAATTTAACATAAAGCTCATCTGTCTATCAGGGAGAGAATGAAATTCAGCAGACTCCTACCACCTGTAATgtcttttaacttatttattttttgaactaAGGAGGTACTAGTcttctaatttttgtttattccCTTGTCCATTGAGAGACATAACCCAATCTCAGCACTGTGCTTTGGTTCCCATTTGTCTCAGCATTTCTCTCTGCCCAGGCACTTGTCTTATCAGCAGAATGATTTCATTGCTTCTACATCACTTGTTAATAAAGAGAGTTTATGTCTCCTTTTCCAATCTTGATGACTCTTTTTTTGTTAACATGTGTTCAGCAAAATTTCAGTATAATATCAATGTATAAAAAATTGTTTCTATTAGAACCAAACAATCAGAAGATACTGTTTATAATGTCATATGtagtagcatcaaaaatatgacacaagaataaatatcacaaaatatGTGTAAAAAATGTACATGAAAATTATCGAACTTAGTTGAGAGAAGTTAAAGTAGACAATGATAGAGAATGATAGACAGCAATCCATGCTCATAGATCAGATGACATGACCACATTGAGGTCTATTCTATACCCCTTAAATTAATCTCAAATAAACCCACCACAAAAATTAAAGCAGGCATTGTTTTGCAATATAAACAATTACTTTAgtgttgaaaatgaaaggatataCATTAGCCCACACAactttgtaaaagaagaaaacttgtagaacttacactacctgatttaaaagtatattataaAGTTATGGTAATCAAAGtagtttcttattttcaaaaggtAGACAAGTAGATCAGTGGAACAGCCTAGAGAGTCCAGATGTATACTTGCACATTTATGGTCAGCTAATTGTCAACAGAGATCTGTAGGcaattcagtgaagaaaagagTCTTTCCAACAAATACTGATGGAATAATTGGACATCTATAGGCAGAAAAAGTAAACCTCTACCTATATATCACAACTTGTATAAAATTTAGTTCAGAATAGAtccagatctaaatgtaaaatacaagtGTATAAATTTGTTACAATGAAATATGGGAGGGAATCATCATGATTTTGAATtagacaaagagttcttagacaggATGCTAAAAGTATGTCCTATGAAGGAAAAGagtgataaactggacttcatctaAATGAAAACTTTTGCCATAAGAATGAGACAGCTAATAGGGTGAGCAAGCAAGTTACatgctggaaaaaatattttaaaattatataattactaAAGAACTACTATTCAGAATATATAGAAGTCTTTCAAAACTCAGTAAGatgaaaatgaacaacccaataaAAGTATGGGTTAAAATGTTGAACAGATATTTCATCAAGGAAAACATACCCATTGCATAAGTACAAGAAAATACActaaacatcattaatcatttggtaaatgtaaattaaaaaactaaatgatATGGCTACATACCCATTTGAACGGCTAATTACTGAGTGTTTGCAAGTATGTGGAACAAGCAGGACTTACAACCCCCACAACTGGGCATATAAAATTGTACAACTACACTGGGAAACAGTTTGGAAATTTCTTTACAAATTACATACAAACTTCCTATATGACCAGACTTTCTAGTCCTtcacattttcccattttgtacataaaaaaaattgtacatgAATTACTATAGCAGCTAATTAATGGTAGCCCAAATTTGGATGCAACTAAGATGCCTAAAATTGAGGAaagagataaacaaattgtggaatTTTCATACAGTGGAATGACCTTAGAAGTAAAAAGGAATGCACATTGATATATAAAAAAACACAAGTGAATCTCAGAATATATAAgttgagtgaaataaaccagatactCCCCTCCAAAAAGCAACCCATACAATAtgcttccatttttataaaattctagaaaatgcaaattaatctacTGTTGTAGAAACAGATCAGTGTTTTGTTGGGCATGAGAATGGAGTGGGAGGATAGAATTACAAAGGGGCATGAGAAAACTTTGGGGAACTAttgatatgttcattatcttggtTTAAGCAATGGTTTTATAGGTATACACATAGGTCAACATTTTCATATCATATATGTTAATTCTGTATTGTatttcaattatacttcaatatatacttgaaaaatatatattcttgtaATTGATCCTGTTACTTTTCCTCTGGCCATTCTGGGACTTCTAGATTTAGAAGGGAATTCAATGACACTTCTCAAATTATCTGTTCAAAAATGCATGTAAACCTTGTAGATCCTTCATGTGCTTAATACTTAGGTGCAATTTTACCACTTTTCATTATTTGGAAagttataaagaaatataaattttggaaataagtCAATATAACCCTTGAAACCAAAGGTATTGACAGGGGATTCTAGAAAAGAAGggtgaaaagaacaa
Protein-coding regions in this window:
- the LOC106829615 gene encoding olfactory receptor 4P4-like → MENQNNVTEFVFMGLWGNKQIELLFFFLFLLCYLTVLMGNFIILLTITCSHLIQQPMYYFLCHLSLMDLCYTSTVVPRLIKDLAAAKKNISYNNCMTQLFTAHLLAGVEIFILVSMAFDRYVAIVKPLHYMVIMNRQRCNMLIVMAWVVGFWHSVALLLMVLNLPFCGPNQIEHYICDVKPLLKLVCKDIHVVSILVIANSGMVVVAIFFVLVASYILILYNLRTHSSAGRCKALSTCSSHITVVVLFFVPCIYTYVLPAGSENKDKEISVFYTVIAPMLNPLIYTLRNVEMKITMWKVWSQMAHSNLKFLR